AGGGACCCTACGGGCCACAACCACAATCCCatccccccttctctctctctctctctctctctatactctgatgcctcctcctcctcctgctcttccttttctcctccAATCGAAATCCATCCTTCACTGTCTGACATTCATACGACCTGGCCGGCTGGGGAGGGGGTTGTGGAGCGGTctgggttttcatttttcttccttggGGGTCTCCTGTTTTGTGCTTCAGATCTTGGTTTTGTTCCTTCCCATTTTCCGTTTTTCGCTTGGGTgggaaggggaggaggagaaaggggaCGTAGGGATCGGTCATCCGTGGTGGGTGTCTGAAAGCAGAGAAGGAGGGGACCTCCATTGCTCGCTTCGCTTCCTCGCACCTCCATTTGCATATGCGAGACGCATTTGTACATATATCCTAATTAAAGTAAGAGGGGCGACGTTTTGAATATTATCCCAAACaggagaaaaagggagagagagagagagagagagagagagagagagagagagagagaggcaaagcGCCAGGCAATATAACAGGGTTGGGGTGGAAGTGGCAGTGGTGGCAAGAAGACGCCTTCTCCACCTCCCCCCATCCCCTAAAGCCCTCTCCCAGCAGTCTTCCCCCAACCCCTACTCCCAGTACGTGCGGACCGTGCGGTCCGACCCCCGCCGATCTGTCTCTATCCCTGCCTATGAGTGGTCATGGAGAGCGGTAGAAGATGAGGCGATCACTCAGCATTGCGGAACGCAACCCCATGGAGATGGACGCTTCTTCAAGCCCTGACACTTCTTCCGACTCCTCTCAAAGGCCCGTCCTTGAAGGGGAAAGAGTCTTCTTCGTGCCCTACAGGTTTTCCGCTTTTTCATAttccctcctcctcttcctttctcCCAACTATCTTTTTCGGTTTCTTTACCCCTCAATGATCGATGCTGTCTGTCACATAATACGACATGAACTAAAGGGAGACCGCGAGCTTCGATCTGTCCATATACCTTATTGCTTGCATGACTAGATGCTTTTATCGAGTTCCATTCCATCTCTCTTGAGAATGGTTGGCGAGATCTCGTGTTAATTCTGATCTTGGTGCCGCAGATGGTGGAAAGAAGGGCAAGATGCTTTCGCTGCCGAAGAAGATGGAGGTGGAAGCGCATCTGCTATCGTTTATGCTTCATCCCCTTGTAATGCAGGACCCATGAAGATCATCACCAATATGTTCGTCTCTGATCTTGTCTTCAACCTTAAGCAACGCGGAGATTTGTCCGGGCGGCTTGAGAACAATGACTGCGAGGTCTCTGGTAGGGACTATGCACTGCTCACAGAGGATATGTGGCTTCAAACTCTTAACCGGTAAGTATCAAATCCGTTCTTCTTTTCGTAGCTGATGGTAACTCAGACCTCTTTACTGCAAACTACCACAGAGTTCTGCGAACTCATCTCCTGTGCTCTTTATGGTCGCTACACTTTTGGTGTATACACATCCTTCGGATTTAACTTTTAAGTTGCAATTCTTGTGCCCTTCTGATGTTCAAGTTATCGCCTGATGAAATATTACCAAATTTAGCACATGAAATTACTACTTGAACAGCTAGGTTTTCCTCCTGCTTTTGACCACCACCAATCACAATGCGTCACGCCAGCCCTTGGGATTATGGACTTTCAgccttcattttccatttccCTGAATATATGGTGGAAAGACACTagaagaacattttttttttttgcataacaaATGTACTTGGAGATTTAAACTATATTTCTCCACGATTGAAATCCCCaaactttcttgtttctatatGTCTACAGgattctcaaatttttaaacaCTTAGGAACGTCCAATTTTCCCCAAACATGTGACAAACATACTGTATATGGTTCGCAGGCATGCATGTAGAGGCATGTAAGTTTTACATACATAAGCTGTACGTTAGTATTGTTTACATGTGAATATACGTGCATGTCCATTATTTGAGCTCATGAGTGGAATCTACACGTGACAACCTTGCTGAGGCTAATTGTCCGATAAATGACTTAAGGACCTCGAGTGTGTCTTTAAAAGCACATTAGGTTGTAACattaatcattcattttttctggCGAACATGATAATCCCAAATCGTAGCAACAGATTCATACCATAAATCTCAAGCAAAAGTCATATTCCAACTGCAACAGATCAAAATGGAAATGTTACTAAATCTTGATATCTAGAGTTTCTGACGAGCTCCAATCAacgagaaaggaaaagaaaaacaaaggttCATATTCAACTTCTATTTAAATGTCAACTATTCAGGGGCTTTCAGTGAGATCCTATTTTATACAGAAATTAATCATTTACATGGACGTGAATGCATTAGTCTCATGGTATTGTAGTATCAAAATGGCTCCTATGTTATTACAGGGCTTTTGTTGCGTCATAGTGGTTAAATAGAAGCCCAGCCATAAGCATGTTGTTAGAAAATTGAATTAGCTATTCAAAAGTTAAATAATTTGGCACCCTTATCATGAGAGTACCTTATAAAATGGCTAAAACtttcatgaatgaagaaatactTCTGGAGCTCCTTCAAAAGACTCTGTTCTAGCATGGCTATGGCTAATTTTATGGCATgcaatttttcttcattcttgtattgtaaaaaaatgattatataaAGCTGGCAAAGTATTGGAGGAAGTGGGTTGTCAATGTCATACATATGGGAATTTGATTACATTTCCAAGGAAGGCCTCGTTCATGATGGCTTTTCTAGTGTTATCTCAACATTTTGAGAATATACATGTTGACGCTAACTTGTGGTGCTACATTCTAATTTTCTAACAAGTTATTCCTATGGGAACCATCACAAAGTATGTCTTTTGTTCCTAATAAAGGAGAAAGACTGTTCTATGAGTAAAGGAAAGCTGAAGAGCAAAGTTACAGATAATGAATCCAATGCATATGATATAGGTTTGCTTTTGGCAACCTTAAGTCTTGATAAGCTATTGTTCAAAGAAACGCTTTTAGTTCTTCATAGCCATACATGATTATGATTAAGCCCTAGTGCATGGACTCTAGACTTTTTTGTGGACTGTCCTTCATATGTCTTAGTTGTGTGCTCGTATTCTTCTCTTTGCTTTGCTCTTTATCATGGCAGCTTATTTCAGCTTATTGGGCATGCCTCAGGTTTTCTTGTAGGAATGACGTTTCTAAAAGTGCTCATAACTGTGGAAATCTGGTAGAAGATAGTAAACTTGAAGTTTATCCTCTACGACTGAGGCTATCTGTGATGCGTGATAGCAATCAACTAACTGCAAGGATAAGCAAAAAGGTAGTTCTTTTTTGTCTCATcaaccttttgttttcttttcattgctGCTATATCTAGTTACTCATATAGTGGGCATTAGAGAAAACACAATTTGGGTGCCTGCATCATGATACATTATTTTCTATGGATTTGATGTGGTTGTAACTATTCCAAACTCATAGAAACCATGCTGTAGAATGTGTTTCATAGCCCGGAAATGATTGCATGCAAAATAAGATGGTTGTAATCTAAggtattatataaaaaaaaatgaatttcttcaagaatttaaatctgaaagtagaaaaattagaaaacatttaaaaaatcatattgcAGAAGGTATTAATAATTTCACATGTGGATGGCtatgtgctatatatatatatatatatatattatatagatTATAGAGTGAGTGAATGGCGACTCTGGCTATTCAGAGCCTATCAGTTCACTCATGCAGGCCTCCCGATCTATCATGATGGATGGTTGacagaaaaacaaggagaaagaagtgtgaactaatactagatgataaaaatggtcattacttttttctccttgttttctctCAGCCGTCCATCACAATGGATCTGATGATTCTTATGAGTGAGCTgggtgaatatatatatatatatatatatatatatatatatatatatatatatatatacagttttAGTTATATAGTGAGTGAATGGTGACTATCCAGAGTCAATCAGCTCACTCATGAGGGCTGTCTGATCTATGATGAtaaatgattgagagaaaaacaaggagaaaaaagtgtgaactaatGCAGACGATGAAAATGGctatcacctttttctccttgttttacTCAACCGTCCATCATGATGGATCTGGTGACTCTTATGAGTGAGCTGGGTGagtttttctatatatatatatataatgcaatcACTTTTAGTTTCCTCACTTTTATCTTTCCCTCTTCCAGGATAATATTCCAGAATTTTACAAACGGGCTTGCAAAATTTTCAGTGTTGAATCTGAACCGGTATGTGTTTGCttattctttcctttgtttttctgagTTTTTGAGGCTGCCTTTTTCTTATCTCCTGATTTGATTTCATTGTTTTGGTGTAGGTGTAGGGTTTTTAGGTGAGACATGCAATGgctatattaatttttgttctGCTGGATCAGGTGCAAATTTGGGACTTATCTGGGCAGACAGCTTCTTTTTTCATGaatgacaaaataaaagttCCTAAGGATTTTCAGCGTCAAGCAGATCAAGAGGTATTGCTTGGTCAATTTGAAGAACAGTAATTGTCACTATCTGAAGCTGATGCGGTTTGACATTCTTGGTTCTCACTTTCTTGTTCATTCTTTCGTGTTATGTAGATGCTATTGGAGTTGCAGGTGTACAAGGTTACTGATTCTGTAAAAAGCAAAAgcgaaggaaggaaagaagatgTAATTGTCCAACAATCTCGCCTAGCATCTTCAAGTAATGGTTCCCTTCTCACTAATGGCAGCACATGCAATACTGAAGTGGACTCAAGTTCAGCCAACTCTTTCATTTCAGTAATGGGCGGGAGCTATGGAAAATCTGCTTCTTTAGGATTGCTCGGATTGCAGAACCTGGGCAATACTTGCTTCATGAATAGTGCAGTACAGTGTTTGGCGCATACACCCAAGCTCGTTGAATATTTCCTTGGGGACTACAGTAGAGAAATAAATCAGCATAACCCACTGGGGATGGATGTATGACTCCCGCTCTATGTTTTTTCTCATCATCATTACTTTTCTAAAATGTTTCTTGGATGTGGTAACCTTGTCTTAAACATATTACATTTTCcattaataatttttattggGACTTCCTTTCATGTGTAACCTTTGTTTATTTTCAAAGCTTCCCATTTTCATCCCTTTCTTTGAGTAGGGGGAACTTGCTGTTGCATTTGGAGAGTTACTAAGGAAATTATGGGCTCCTGGGAGAACTCCGGTGACCCCTCAGTTGTTTAAATCCAAACTTGCTCGTTTTGCCCCTCAATTCAGTGGCTTCAATCAACATGATTCACAAGTTAGTCAAATCTCTTGCTGTAAACGGTCCAGCTTTATGGTGCCTCAATTCCAGACTATAATGATTGTTAGATCTGACCAGTTCACTGTACTTATCAGACATATAACCTGAATTTACTTCTCTTTTCCTCTGTAGGAGCTTCTTGCCTTTTTGTTGGATGGACTTCATGAAGATCTGAACCGTGTGAAGCATAAGCCATACATAGAATCGAAAGATACACCTGGTCGGCCAGATGAGGAAGTCGCTGACGAGTATTGGGCCAATCACCTAGCACGTAATGATTCCATCATTGTAGATGTTTGCCAAGTAAGTAAATATCAATTTGTACTATGCGGTAACTAATGCTGAAGCCTTCCTCTAACTGTCAAACTATTCTGAATCAAACATGCAGAGACACATTTGAGATcaattttctatcttttttattataCTTTCTGTTGCAGCCGTGAGGTTTGGAGCCGTGTCgtgagatgtggagagagagagagtagcagcCGTAATTAGAGAAAGAAAACCCTTAATcgattcactaaccctaatctccattataaagaAATTAGGGTTAGAAAGgagatttacagattacatcaaacagaaataaaggaaatattaaagagatcttataactctttaatattacaaagtgccacctagaaacataaaatcttctaattcaacactccccctcaagctggagcatacatattaaacatgctcagcttgtcacaacatctagaaaaatcatcaataggaagagctttggtgaagatatccgCAGCTTGgtcttctgaaggaacatgaatagtggcaattGTCCCTCtttgaacgagatcccgaatgtaatggcagtccactttaatatgtttagttcttgtatgaaaaactggattgtttgcaatgtatgtgactgcttgattgtcacaatacatcttcatgggaagtggaatcgacatacttaggctagatagcatggatctagcccaagtcatttctgctgcagtttgagccatagtcCTGTATTCGggttctgcactagatcttgacaccacaccttgtttttttgcttctccacgatataaggttgcctcccacaaatacacataatcctgtggtagattttctgtcttcgactgagccaacatagtcagcatcactataagctTCCACTTCtagggtcttgccttttgtgaacaaaaggcctttgccaggagatgatttcaaatatttgaataccattaaagcagcatcccaatgaacttttctgggtttttctataaattgacttagcttccccactgcaaaactaatatctggtctggtcacagtaacatagaggagttttccaataagggatctatatgatcgagaatccactaattcttcTTGGttatcatgaagatgtatgtgTGGATTCATAGGTGGAttagccggtttagctcctagcatcccagtgtcctgcaataaatcaagaacatacttccgttgagagagaacgaCACCATCCCTA
This window of the Nymphaea colorata isolate Beijing-Zhang1983 chromosome 2, ASM883128v2, whole genome shotgun sequence genome carries:
- the LOC116247232 gene encoding ubiquitin carboxyl-terminal hydrolase 8 isoform X2 — its product is MRRSLSIAERNPMEMDASSSPDTSSDSSQRPVLEGERVFFVPYRWWKEGQDAFAAEEDGGGSASAIVYASSPCNAGPMKIITNMFVSDLVFNLKQRGDLSGRLENNDCEVSGRDYALLTEDMWLQTLNRFSCRNDVSKSAHNCGNLVEDSKLEVYPLRLRLSVMRDSNQLTARISKKDNIPEFYKRACKIFSVESEPVQIWDLSGQTASFFMNDKIKVPKDFQRQADQEMLLELQVYKVTDSVKSKSEGRKEDVIVQQSRLASSSNGSLLTNGSTCNTEVDSSSANSFISVMGGSYGKSASLGLLGLQNLGNTCFMNSAVQCLAHTPKLVEYFLGDYSREINQHNPLGMDGELAVAFGELLRKLWAPGRTPVTPQLFKSKLARFAPQFSGFNQHDSQELLAFLLDGLHEDLNRVKHKPYIESKDTPGRPDEEVADEYWANHLARNDSIIVDVCQGQYRSTLVCPVCSKVSVTFDPFMYLSLPLPSTTTRTMTVTLLSTDGLSLPIPYTVNVPKYGKCSDLIQAMGTACALKDDEKLVMAEIYSHRIIRYLEEPSDSLSLIRDDDRLVGYRISKDSVNLPIVVFMHQRLDRHCLTGQITSNSKAFGLPLITCLPNTCNGSDIHHLFQKLMVPFLKPAQEKVHGLDDDGNNRCQKGSEASETSSLDTEGNDSNEKPEFCPQFRFLLSDEKGVTKDVTINVDSALPVTDTCRRLHVLACWPDALIEQYDINHLSNLPEVYKSVLFAKRPPESVTLYACLEAFLKEEPLGPEDMWYCPSCKMHRQASKKLDLWRLPEVLVIHLKRFSYSRFVKNKLESFIDFPIHDLDLSRYIARKTGQSYYYKLYAVSNHYGSMGGGHYTAYVHMTYRAHIPRKAKIRENSPAVL
- the LOC116247232 gene encoding ubiquitin carboxyl-terminal hydrolase 8 isoform X1; this encodes MRRSLSIAERNPMEMDASSSPDTSSDSSQRPVLEGERVFFVPYRWWKEGQDAFAAEEDGGGSASAIVYASSPCNAGPMKIITNMFVSDLVFNLKQRGDLSGRLENNDCEVSGRDYALLTEDMWLQTLNRFSCRNDVSKSAHNCGNLVEDSKLEVYPLRLRLSVMRDSNQLTARISKKDNIPEFYKRACKIFSVESEPVQIWDLSGQTASFFMNDKIKVPKDFQRQADQEMLLELQVYKVTDSVKSKSEGRKEDVIVQQSRLASSSNGSLLTNGSTCNTEVDSSSANSFISVMGGSYGKSASLGLLGLQNLGNTCFMNSAVQCLAHTPKLVEYFLGDYSREINQHNPLGMDGELAVAFGELLRKLWAPGRTPVTPQLFKSKLARFAPQFSGFNQHDSQELLAFLLDGLHEDLNRVKHKPYIESKDTPGRPDEEVADEYWANHLARNDSIIVDVCQGQYRSTLVCPVCSKVSVTFDPFMYLSLPLPSTTTRTMTVTLLSTDGLSLPIPYTVNVPKYGKCSDLIQAMGTACALKDDEKLVMAEIYSHRIIRYLEEPSDSLSLIRDDDRLVGYRISKDSVNLPIVVFMHQRLDRHCLTGQITSNSKAFGLPLITCLPNTCNGSDIHHLFQKLMVPFLKPAQEKVHGLDDDGNNRCQKGSEASETSSLDTEGNDSNEKPEFCPQFRFLLSDEKGVTKDVTINVDSALPVTDTCRRLHVLACWPDALIEQYDINHLSNLPEVYKSVLFAKRPPESVTLYACLEAFLKEEPLGPEDMWYCPSCKMHRQASKKLDLWRLPEVLVIHLKRFSYSRFVKNKLESFIDFPIHDLDLSRYIARKTGQSYYYKLYAVSNHYGSMGGGHYTAYVHHLGENRWYDFDDSHVSPISEDKIRTSAAYVLFYRRNAVGPSQT